A single region of the Streptomyces vilmorinianum genome encodes:
- a CDS encoding ASCH domain-containing protein, whose protein sequence is MTGPHALKPFLLAFPGPLRDQLVAAVLSGEKVSTTGLYAEWEAEKEELPEVGERSALIDSDGRAVAVVEVTEVRVLPLGRIDLQHALDEGEGYTSVAQWRAAHERFWHSEEMREALGDPDFTVDDSTVVVAERFRVVELLQAP, encoded by the coding sequence ATGACCGGCCCTCACGCGCTCAAGCCCTTTCTGCTCGCCTTCCCCGGACCCCTGCGGGACCAGCTCGTCGCCGCCGTGCTCTCGGGCGAGAAGGTCTCGACGACCGGCCTGTACGCCGAATGGGAGGCGGAGAAGGAGGAGTTGCCCGAGGTGGGCGAGCGCTCCGCGCTGATCGACTCCGACGGGCGCGCGGTCGCGGTCGTGGAGGTGACGGAGGTACGCGTCCTGCCGCTCGGCCGGATCGACCTCCAGCACGCGCTCGACGAGGGCGAGGGGTACACGTCGGTGGCGCAGTGGCGGGCCGCTCATGAGCGCTTCTGGCACTCCGAGGAGATGCGCGAGGCGCTGGGCGACCCGGACTTCACGGTCGACGACTCGACGGTGGTGGTGGCGGAGCGCTTCCGGGTGGTGGAACTGCTTCAGGCTCCTTGA
- a CDS encoding NUDIX hydrolase, giving the protein MTNPAEEILDVVDEDDNVVGQAPRAEVYARGLIHRCAFIQVRDAQDRIFVHRRTPGKLVYPSMYDMFVGGVVGAGESYDDAALREAEEELGVSGLPRPEPLFTFLYDSGGVAGKWWSAVYRVRCELPVNPQAEEVAWHAFLPEAEVVARLAPGEWTWVPDGLDAYERLRARRAG; this is encoded by the coding sequence ATGACGAACCCCGCCGAAGAGATCCTGGACGTCGTCGACGAGGACGACAACGTCGTCGGACAGGCCCCGCGCGCCGAGGTGTACGCGCGCGGCCTGATCCATCGCTGCGCGTTCATCCAGGTACGGGACGCCCAGGACCGGATCTTCGTGCACCGGCGCACGCCCGGGAAGCTGGTCTACCCGTCGATGTACGACATGTTCGTGGGCGGGGTCGTCGGCGCGGGCGAGTCGTACGACGACGCGGCGCTGCGCGAGGCCGAGGAGGAGCTGGGGGTCTCCGGTCTGCCGCGCCCCGAGCCGCTCTTCACGTTCCTGTACGACTCCGGAGGCGTCGCCGGGAAGTGGTGGTCGGCCGTCTACCGGGTGCGCTGCGAGCTGCCGGTGAACCCGCAGGCGGAGGAGGTCGCGTGGCACGCCTTCCTGCCCGAGGCGGAGGTGGTCGCGCGACTGGCCCCCGGGGAGTGGACGTGGGTGCCGGACGGCCTGGACGCGTACGAGCGGCTGCGGGCGCGCCGGGCCGGGTGA
- a CDS encoding amino acid permease encodes MSDRIAAADTLSAAPPASTATASPHVDAGDAGYRKDLKSRHINMIAIGGAIGTGLFLGAGGRMANAGPSLFIAYAVCGVFAFFVVRALGELVLYRPSSGAFVSYAREFMGEKGAYTAGWLYFLNWSTTAIADITAAATYAHFWAMFSDVPQWILALIALAVVLAANLISVKYFGEMEFWFAIIKVGALVAFMLIGIFLVVTSHDIGGHTPGLSTITDNGGIFPSGVMPMLLLIQGVVFAYASVELCGVAAGETENPEKIMPKAINSIMWRVGLFYVGSVVLLALLLPYTAYSGDQSPFVTVFDKLGIPGAAGVMNLVVLTAALSSLNSGLYSTGRILRSMSLSGSAPKFTGVMNKGGVPYGGILLTAAFGVLGVGLNYLMPGEAFELVLNFASIGIIGTWAMIMVCSLLFVNRSKDGRVTRPGYRLPWAPYTQIVTLVFLGSVLVLMWMDGGISRTTVNCLPLIAALLVGGWFLVRGRVRATAAAHKG; translated from the coding sequence ATGAGTGACCGCATCGCTGCGGCCGACACGCTGTCCGCCGCGCCGCCGGCCTCCACGGCGACGGCGTCCCCCCACGTCGACGCCGGTGACGCCGGATACCGCAAGGACCTCAAGTCCCGGCACATCAACATGATCGCCATCGGCGGCGCGATCGGGACCGGCCTCTTCCTCGGCGCCGGTGGCCGCATGGCCAACGCAGGACCGTCCCTCTTCATCGCGTACGCGGTCTGCGGCGTCTTCGCCTTCTTCGTGGTGCGGGCCCTGGGTGAGCTGGTCCTCTACCGCCCCTCCTCCGGCGCGTTCGTCTCCTACGCGCGTGAGTTCATGGGCGAGAAGGGCGCGTACACGGCCGGCTGGCTCTACTTCCTCAACTGGTCGACCACCGCCATCGCCGACATCACCGCGGCCGCGACCTACGCCCACTTCTGGGCCATGTTCAGCGACGTCCCGCAGTGGATCCTCGCCCTGATCGCCCTCGCGGTCGTCCTCGCCGCCAACCTCATCTCGGTGAAGTACTTCGGCGAGATGGAGTTCTGGTTCGCGATCATCAAGGTCGGCGCGCTCGTCGCCTTCATGCTGATCGGCATCTTCCTGGTCGTGACCTCGCACGACATCGGCGGCCACACCCCGGGCCTGTCCACCATCACCGACAACGGCGGCATCTTCCCCAGCGGTGTCATGCCGATGCTGCTGCTGATCCAGGGCGTCGTCTTCGCCTACGCCTCCGTCGAGCTGTGCGGCGTCGCCGCCGGCGAGACCGAGAACCCCGAGAAGATCATGCCGAAGGCGATCAACTCGATCATGTGGCGCGTGGGCCTCTTCTACGTCGGTTCCGTCGTCCTGCTCGCGCTGCTGCTCCCGTACACCGCGTACTCCGGCGACCAGAGCCCCTTCGTCACGGTCTTCGACAAGCTGGGCATCCCCGGCGCCGCCGGCGTGATGAACCTGGTCGTCCTCACCGCCGCGCTCTCCAGCCTGAACTCGGGTCTCTACTCGACCGGCCGGATCCTGCGCTCCATGTCGCTGTCGGGCTCCGCGCCCAAGTTCACCGGCGTCATGAACAAGGGCGGCGTGCCCTACGGCGGCATCCTGCTCACCGCCGCCTTCGGTGTCCTCGGTGTCGGCCTGAACTACCTGATGCCCGGCGAGGCCTTCGAGCTCGTGCTGAACTTCGCCTCCATCGGCATCATCGGCACCTGGGCCATGATCATGGTCTGCTCGCTGCTGTTCGTGAACCGCTCCAAGGACGGCCGGGTCACCCGCCCCGGCTACCGGCTGCCCTGGGCCCCGTACACCCAGATCGTCACGCTGGTCTTCCTCGGCTCGGTCCTGGTCCTGATGTGGATGGACGGCGGCATCAGCCGCACCACCGTGAACTGCCTCCCGCTCATCGCGGCCCTCCTGGTCGGCGGCTGGTTCCTGGTCCGGGGCCGGGTCCGCGCGACCGCGGCCGCGCACAAGGGCTGA
- a CDS encoding GNAT family N-acetyltransferase → MPGLGPVAWPPAPIRTERLVLRESEARDRAAFVELFASPEVGTYIGGPRPRDELARAMPEVPGRRPGLFVIDLDGAMIGTVTLDRREAGRPGHVRPDAAQAELGYMFLPEAWGRGYAAEACAAALDWFADVLPDEPVVLRTRTANARAMRLAAKLGFTEVERFEEYGAEQWLGVRS, encoded by the coding sequence ATGCCTGGACTTGGACCCGTCGCCTGGCCACCTGCCCCCATAAGGACCGAACGGCTCGTGCTCCGCGAGTCCGAGGCCCGAGACCGTGCGGCGTTCGTCGAGCTGTTCGCATCGCCCGAGGTGGGCACCTACATCGGTGGCCCTCGCCCGCGCGACGAGCTCGCCCGCGCGATGCCCGAGGTGCCCGGGCGGCGCCCTGGCCTTTTCGTGATCGATCTCGACGGAGCGATGATCGGCACGGTCACGCTCGATCGGCGCGAGGCGGGGCGTCCGGGCCACGTCCGTCCGGACGCCGCGCAGGCCGAGCTCGGTTACATGTTCCTGCCGGAAGCGTGGGGACGCGGTTACGCCGCCGAGGCGTGCGCAGCGGCACTCGACTGGTTCGCCGACGTACTCCCCGACGAGCCGGTGGTGCTCCGCACCCGGACCGCCAACGCCCGCGCGATGCGCCTCGCGGCGAAGTTGGGGTTCACCGAAGTGGAGCGGTTCGAGGAGTACGGCGCCGAGCAGTGGCTCGGCGTGCGGTCGTAG
- a CDS encoding TetR/AcrR family transcriptional regulator, with product MARTSGPETREKLIRAAEEIFAAQGVHGAQLRDIVALAGQANPSAVQYHFGSRGGLLDAVMAGRQARTEKVLDPLLAAAAPEADPETDPETDPETDPDELRALIGALVTAEASELRTERGRRCLRISAQLSHESGVRTRTPHPTLDGTVYWRLIERVEACLTGLPEPMRLERLDLALTVVGAALADRARQYLDGTEPLTSQPLFLADLVETTTALLRAPLPTTRRDLS from the coding sequence ATGGCGAGGACATCGGGGCCCGAGACCCGGGAGAAGCTGATCCGCGCGGCGGAGGAGATCTTCGCCGCCCAGGGCGTCCACGGCGCCCAGCTGCGCGACATCGTCGCCCTGGCCGGCCAGGCCAACCCCTCGGCCGTGCAGTACCACTTCGGCTCGCGCGGCGGGCTCCTCGACGCGGTGATGGCCGGCCGCCAGGCCCGTACGGAGAAGGTCCTCGACCCGCTCCTCGCGGCCGCCGCACCCGAGGCCGACCCAGAGACCGACCCCGAGACCGACCCCGAGACCGACCCCGACGAGCTGCGCGCGCTGATCGGCGCTCTGGTCACCGCCGAGGCGAGCGAGCTGCGCACCGAGCGCGGCCGGCGCTGTCTGCGGATCTCCGCCCAGCTCAGCCACGAGAGCGGTGTGCGCACCCGCACCCCCCATCCCACGCTCGACGGCACCGTGTACTGGCGCCTGATCGAGCGGGTCGAGGCCTGTCTGACCGGCCTGCCGGAACCCATGCGCCTGGAGCGGCTGGATCTGGCGCTCACGGTCGTCGGCGCGGCCCTGGCCGACCGGGCTCGGCAGTACCTCGACGGAACCGAGCCGCTCACAAGTCAGCCGCTCTTCCTCGCCGACCTCGTCGAGACCACCACCGCCCTGCTGCGGGCCCCGCTGCCCACGACCCGAAGGGACCTTTCATGA
- a CDS encoding GntP family permease, protein MTSLSVEMLAADAVEPITSAGNVQLGIAVLAGIAVIVLLITKFKLHAFLALTIGSLALGAFAGAPLAATMDSFTVGLGKTVAGVGVLIALGAILGKLLADSGGADQIVDTILAKASGRAMPWAMVLIASVIGLPLFFEVGIVLLIPVVLLVAKRGNYSLMRIGVPALAGLSVMHGLIPPHPGPLVAIDALGANLGVTLALGVLVAIPTVIIAGPLFSRYAARWVDIPAPENMIPARPSEDLEKRPGFAATVATVLLPVVLMLVKALVDIVVDDKENGLQKVTDVIGSPLIALLAAVVVGLFTLGRAAGFTKQRLSSTVEKSLAPIAGVLLIVGAGGGFKQTLIDVGVGQMILDFSENWSIPALLLGWLIAVAIRLATGSATVATISAAGLVAPLAEGMGTSETALLVLAIGAGSLFFSHVNDAGFWMVKEYFGMSVGQTIKTWSVMETIISVVGIVFVLLLSLVL, encoded by the coding sequence GTGACCAGTCTCAGCGTCGAGATGCTGGCAGCGGACGCCGTCGAGCCCATCACCTCGGCCGGCAACGTCCAGCTCGGCATCGCCGTGCTCGCGGGCATCGCCGTCATCGTCCTGCTCATCACCAAGTTCAAACTGCACGCCTTCCTGGCCCTGACGATCGGGTCGCTGGCCCTGGGCGCGTTCGCCGGGGCCCCGCTCGCGGCGACCATGGACTCCTTCACCGTGGGCCTCGGCAAGACCGTCGCCGGTGTGGGCGTGCTGATCGCGCTCGGCGCGATCCTGGGCAAGCTGCTCGCCGACTCCGGCGGCGCGGACCAGATCGTCGACACGATCCTCGCCAAGGCGAGCGGCCGGGCGATGCCCTGGGCGATGGTGCTGATCGCCTCCGTCATCGGACTGCCGCTCTTCTTCGAGGTCGGCATCGTGCTGCTGATCCCGGTGGTCCTGCTGGTCGCCAAGCGCGGCAACTACTCGCTGATGCGGATCGGCGTCCCCGCCCTGGCCGGTCTGTCGGTGATGCACGGTCTGATCCCGCCGCACCCCGGCCCGCTGGTCGCCATCGACGCGCTGGGCGCCAACCTCGGCGTCACGCTCGCGCTCGGCGTCCTGGTCGCCATCCCGACCGTGATCATCGCCGGTCCGCTCTTCTCCCGGTACGCCGCCCGCTGGGTGGACATCCCGGCCCCGGAGAACATGATTCCGGCGCGTCCGTCGGAGGACCTGGAGAAGCGCCCCGGCTTCGCCGCGACCGTGGCCACCGTGCTGCTGCCCGTCGTCCTGATGCTGGTCAAGGCACTGGTCGACATCGTCGTGGACGACAAGGAGAACGGCCTCCAGAAGGTCACCGACGTCATCGGCTCGCCGCTGATCGCGCTGCTCGCGGCCGTCGTCGTCGGCCTGTTCACGCTCGGCCGCGCGGCCGGCTTCACCAAGCAGCGGCTCTCCTCGACCGTCGAGAAGTCCCTCGCCCCGATCGCGGGCGTGCTGCTGATCGTCGGTGCGGGCGGCGGCTTCAAGCAGACCCTGATCGACGTGGGCGTCGGCCAGATGATCCTGGACTTCTCCGAGAACTGGTCGATACCGGCCCTGCTGCTCGGCTGGCTCATCGCGGTGGCGATCCGGCTCGCGACGGGCTCGGCGACGGTGGCGACGATCTCGGCTGCCGGCCTGGTGGCCCCGCTCGCCGAGGGCATGGGCACGAGCGAGACGGCGCTTCTGGTGCTTGCGATCGGCGCCGGTTCGCTCTTCTTCAGTCATGTGAACGACGCCGGCTTCTGGATGGTCAAGGAGTACTTCGGGATGAGCGTCGGCCAGACGATCAAGACCTGGTCGGTGATGGAGACGATCATCTCGGTCGTCGGCATCGTCTTCGTCCTGCTGCTGTCCCTGGTGTTGTGA
- a CDS encoding S-(hydroxymethyl)mycothiol dehydrogenase has protein sequence MPQHVQGVIAPGRNEPVRVETIVVPDPGPGEAVVKIQACGVCHTDLHYKQGGINDDFPFLLGHEAAGVVESVGAGVTDVTPGDFVILNWRAVCGTCRACLRGRPWYCFDTHNARQKMTLASTGQELSPALGIGAFAEKTLVAAGQCTKVDPSVAPEVAGLLGCGVMAGIGAAINTGDVGRGDTVAVIGCGGVGDAAVVGSRLAGAARIIAVDIDDRKLETARSMGATHTVNSRSTDPVEAIRELTGGFGADVVIEAVGRPETYEQAFYARDLAGTVVLVGVPTPEMKLELPLLDVFGRGGALKSSWYGDCLPSRDFPMLIDLHQRGRIDLGAFVTETIGLGDVEKAFARMHEGDVLRSVVVL, from the coding sequence ATGCCGCAACACGTCCAGGGGGTCATCGCCCCCGGAAGGAACGAGCCCGTACGGGTCGAGACGATCGTCGTCCCCGATCCCGGACCCGGCGAAGCGGTCGTGAAGATCCAGGCGTGCGGGGTCTGCCACACCGACCTCCACTACAAGCAGGGCGGCATCAACGACGACTTCCCCTTCCTCCTCGGCCACGAGGCGGCCGGCGTCGTCGAGTCGGTCGGCGCGGGCGTCACCGACGTGACCCCCGGCGACTTCGTGATCCTCAACTGGCGTGCGGTGTGCGGCACCTGCCGGGCCTGCCTGCGCGGCCGCCCCTGGTACTGCTTCGACACCCACAACGCGCGGCAGAAGATGACGCTGGCCTCCACCGGCCAGGAACTCTCCCCGGCCCTCGGCATCGGCGCCTTCGCCGAGAAGACCCTCGTCGCCGCCGGCCAGTGCACCAAGGTCGACCCGTCCGTCGCCCCCGAGGTCGCCGGACTCCTCGGCTGCGGCGTCATGGCCGGCATCGGCGCCGCGATCAACACCGGCGACGTCGGCCGCGGCGACACCGTCGCCGTCATCGGCTGCGGCGGCGTCGGCGACGCGGCCGTCGTCGGCTCCCGCCTCGCCGGCGCGGCACGGATCATCGCCGTCGACATCGACGACCGCAAGCTGGAGACCGCCCGCTCCATGGGCGCCACCCACACCGTCAACTCCCGCTCCACCGACCCCGTCGAGGCGATCCGCGAGCTCACCGGAGGCTTCGGCGCCGACGTCGTCATCGAGGCCGTCGGCCGCCCCGAGACGTACGAGCAGGCGTTCTACGCGCGCGACCTGGCCGGCACCGTCGTCCTCGTCGGCGTCCCCACCCCCGAGATGAAGCTCGAACTCCCGCTCCTCGACGTCTTCGGCCGCGGTGGCGCGCTCAAGTCCTCCTGGTACGGTGACTGTCTGCCCTCCCGTGACTTCCCGATGCTCATTGACCTGCACCAGCGGGGCCGCATCGACCTCGGCGCGTTCGTCACCGAGACCATCGGACTCGGCGACGTCGAGAAGGCCTTCGCCCGCATGCACGAGGGCGACGTCCTGCGCTCGGTGGTGGTCCTCTGA
- a CDS encoding MBL fold metallo-hydrolase, with translation MTARIDHLVTSGTFTLDGGTWDVDNNVWIVGDDTEAIVIDAAHDATAILAALDGRTLRAIVCTHAHNDHVDAAPALAAATGARILLHPDDQPLWKLTHPDHSPDGELADGQTLTIAGTDLKVLHTPGHAPGAVCLYAPDLGTVFTGDTLFQGGPGATGRSFSDFPTIVGSIRDRLLTLPPETVVRTGHGDTTTIGAEAPHLEEWLSRGH, from the coding sequence ATGACCGCCCGCATCGACCACCTCGTCACCTCCGGCACCTTCACCCTCGACGGCGGCACCTGGGACGTCGACAACAACGTGTGGATCGTCGGCGACGACACGGAGGCGATCGTCATCGACGCCGCCCACGACGCCACCGCCATCCTCGCCGCGCTCGACGGCCGTACGCTGCGCGCGATCGTCTGCACCCACGCGCACAACGACCACGTCGACGCGGCCCCGGCCCTCGCCGCCGCCACCGGCGCCCGGATCCTGCTCCACCCCGACGACCAGCCCCTGTGGAAGCTGACGCACCCCGACCACAGCCCCGACGGCGAACTCGCCGACGGCCAGACCCTGACCATCGCGGGGACGGACCTCAAGGTCCTGCACACCCCCGGTCACGCACCCGGCGCGGTCTGCCTGTACGCCCCCGACCTCGGCACCGTCTTCACCGGCGACACCCTCTTCCAGGGCGGCCCCGGCGCGACGGGCCGCTCCTTCTCCGACTTCCCCACCATCGTCGGCTCGATCCGCGACCGACTGCTCACCCTCCCGCCCGAGACGGTCGTCCGCACCGGCCACGGCGACACCACCACCATCGGCGCCGAGGCCCCGCACCTGGAGGAGTGGCTCAGCCGAGGCCACTGA
- a CDS encoding FAD-binding dehydrogenase: MSYDADVIVIGAGLAGLVATAELVDAGRSVILLDQEPEQSIGGQAHWSFGGLFLVDSPEQRRMRIKDSHELALQDWFGTAGFDRAEDQWPRRWAEAYVDFAAGEKRSWLHARGVRFFPVVGWAERGGYDANGHGNSVPRFHITWGTGPGIVAPFERRVREGVAAGRVQLRFRHRVTGLGRTAGAVDTVSGEILEPSTAERGTASSREATGAFELRAQAVIVTSGGIGGNHDLVRKQWPDRLGTPPAKMLSGVPAHVDGLMLGIAEEAGAHHINRDRMWHYTEGIENWNPIWAKHGIRILPGPSSLWLDARGRRLPVPLFPGFDTLGTLEHIMRTGHDHTWFVLDQRIIGKEFALSGSEQNPDLTGKSIRDVISRARADVPGPVKAFMDHGVDFVVEKDLAALVRGMNALTDEPLIDEAELRREITARDREIANPFTKDLQVTAIRGARKYLGDKLIRTASPHRILDPKAGPLIAVRLNILTRKSLGGLETDLSSRVLTEGGQVLEGVYAAGEAAGFGGGGVHGYRSLEGTFLGGCIFSGRAAGRAAAKAVG; encoded by the coding sequence ATGTCGTACGACGCTGATGTGATCGTGATCGGAGCCGGCCTCGCCGGGCTCGTGGCCACCGCCGAACTCGTGGACGCCGGGCGCAGCGTCATCCTGCTCGACCAGGAACCCGAGCAGTCGATCGGCGGCCAGGCCCACTGGTCCTTCGGCGGCCTCTTCCTCGTGGACTCGCCCGAGCAGCGCCGCATGCGGATCAAGGACAGCCATGAGCTCGCGCTCCAGGACTGGTTCGGCACCGCCGGCTTCGACCGGGCCGAGGACCAGTGGCCGCGCCGGTGGGCGGAGGCGTACGTCGACTTCGCGGCGGGCGAGAAGCGGTCCTGGCTGCACGCGCGCGGGGTGCGCTTCTTCCCGGTGGTGGGCTGGGCCGAGCGCGGCGGTTACGACGCGAACGGGCACGGCAACTCGGTGCCCCGCTTCCACATCACCTGGGGCACCGGCCCCGGCATCGTCGCGCCCTTCGAGCGCCGGGTCCGCGAGGGCGTCGCCGCCGGCCGGGTCCAGCTCCGCTTCCGCCACCGGGTGACCGGCCTCGGCCGTACCGCCGGAGCCGTGGACACCGTCAGCGGCGAGATCCTGGAGCCCTCCACCGCCGAGCGCGGCACCGCGAGCAGCCGGGAGGCCACCGGCGCCTTCGAACTCCGGGCCCAGGCGGTGATCGTCACCTCGGGCGGCATCGGCGGCAACCACGACCTCGTACGCAAGCAGTGGCCGGACCGGCTCGGCACCCCGCCCGCCAAGATGCTCTCCGGCGTGCCCGCCCATGTCGACGGGCTGATGCTCGGCATCGCCGAGGAGGCCGGGGCGCACCACATCAACCGCGACCGGATGTGGCACTACACCGAGGGCATCGAGAACTGGAACCCGATCTGGGCGAAGCACGGCATCCGCATCCTGCCAGGACCGTCCTCGCTCTGGCTGGACGCGCGCGGCCGCCGGCTGCCCGTCCCGCTCTTCCCCGGCTTCGACACCCTCGGCACGCTCGAACACATCATGCGCACCGGCCACGACCACACCTGGTTCGTGCTCGACCAGCGCATCATCGGCAAGGAGTTCGCGCTCTCGGGGTCCGAGCAGAACCCCGATCTCACCGGCAAGTCGATCCGTGACGTCATCAGCCGGGCGCGGGCGGACGTGCCGGGCCCGGTGAAGGCGTTCATGGACCACGGCGTCGACTTCGTCGTGGAGAAGGACCTCGCCGCCCTCGTCCGCGGCATGAACGCGCTCACCGACGAGCCGCTCATCGACGAGGCGGAGCTGCGCCGCGAGATCACCGCGCGCGACCGGGAGATCGCCAACCCCTTCACCAAGGACCTTCAGGTCACGGCGATCCGGGGCGCCCGCAAGTACCTGGGCGACAAGCTGATCCGTACGGCGTCCCCGCACCGGATCCTGGACCCCAAGGCCGGTCCGCTGATCGCCGTACGCCTGAACATCCTCACCCGGAAGTCGCTCGGCGGTCTGGAGACGGACCTGTCCTCCCGCGTCCTGACCGAGGGCGGACAGGTCCTGGAGGGGGTGTACGCGGCGGGTGAGGCGGCCGGGTTCGGCGGCGGAGGCGTCCACGGCTACCGCTCCCTGGAGGGCACCTTCCTCGGCGGCTGCATCTTCTCGGGCCGCGCGGCGGGCCGGGCGGCGGCGAAGGCGGTGGGGTAG
- a CDS encoding glucose 1-dehydrogenase: MNDLTGKTVLITGGARGLGAEAARQAVAAGANVVVTDVLDDEGKATAAGLGERARFLHHDVTSEEEWAAAVAYAVAEFGALHGLVNNAGTATGAFLETESVERFRKVLDTNLTGVFIGMKAAIPAMREAGGGSIVNISSAAGLMGLALTAGYGASKWGVRGLTKIGAVELGTARIRVNSVHPGMTYTPMTAAVGIERGEGRYPNTPMGRVGEAPEIAGAVVFLLSDAASYVTGAELAVDGGWTTGPTVKYVMGQ, encoded by the coding sequence ATGAACGACCTGACCGGCAAGACCGTCCTGATCACCGGAGGCGCCCGCGGCCTGGGCGCGGAGGCCGCACGCCAGGCCGTCGCCGCCGGCGCGAACGTCGTGGTCACGGACGTCCTGGACGACGAGGGCAAGGCGACGGCGGCCGGACTCGGTGAGCGGGCGCGCTTCCTCCACCACGACGTGACCTCCGAGGAGGAGTGGGCCGCGGCCGTCGCGTACGCGGTCGCCGAGTTCGGCGCCCTGCACGGTCTGGTGAACAACGCGGGGACAGCCACCGGCGCCTTTCTGGAGACCGAGTCCGTCGAGCGCTTCCGCAAGGTGCTCGACACCAACCTGACCGGCGTCTTCATCGGCATGAAGGCCGCGATCCCGGCGATGAGGGAGGCGGGCGGCGGCTCGATCGTCAACATCTCCTCGGCCGCCGGGCTGATGGGCCTGGCGCTGACCGCGGGCTACGGCGCCTCGAAGTGGGGCGTGCGCGGCCTGACGAAGATCGGCGCGGTGGAGCTGGGCACGGCGAGGATCCGCGTCAACTCGGTCCACCCGGGGATGACGTACACCCCGATGACCGCGGCCGTCGGCATCGAGCGCGGTGAGGGCAGGTACCCGAACACCCCGATGGGGCGGGTCGGCGAGGCGCCCGAGATCGCGGGCGCGGTCGTCTTCCTGCTGTCGGACGCGGCCTCGTACGTGACGGGCGCGGAGCTGGCCGTGGACGGCGGCTGGACCACCGGTCCGACGGTGAAGTACGTCATGGGTCAGTGA
- a CDS encoding FadR/GntR family transcriptional regulator, with translation MTTPAQGLHPHVLATLGLAITAGEYPPGSVLRTDELAQRFDVSRTVVREVVRVLESMHLVESRRRVGVIVLPTAQWNVYDPQVIRWRLAGADRPRQLRSLTVLRSAVEPVAAGLAAVHATPEQCRELTEQALGMVATSRGRQLEAYLVHDIAFHRVVLNASGNEMFARLGDVVAEVLTGRTHHQVMFEDPDPAAVTLHVQVAEAVRERDAARAEELTRQIAVGALKELDVLAP, from the coding sequence ATGACGACACCGGCCCAGGGGCTTCATCCGCACGTCCTCGCCACCCTGGGTCTCGCGATCACCGCGGGGGAGTACCCGCCCGGCAGTGTGCTGCGCACCGACGAGCTCGCCCAGCGCTTCGATGTCTCCCGGACGGTTGTCCGCGAGGTCGTCCGCGTCCTGGAATCCATGCACCTGGTCGAGTCGCGACGCCGCGTCGGTGTGATCGTCCTGCCGACGGCGCAGTGGAACGTGTACGACCCCCAGGTCATCCGCTGGCGCCTGGCCGGCGCCGACCGCCCCCGTCAGCTGCGCTCGCTCACCGTGCTGCGCTCCGCGGTCGAACCCGTCGCGGCCGGACTCGCCGCCGTCCACGCCACCCCCGAGCAGTGCCGCGAGCTGACCGAGCAGGCGCTCGGCATGGTCGCCACCTCCCGCGGACGGCAGCTGGAGGCGTACCTCGTCCACGACATCGCCTTCCACCGGGTCGTCCTCAACGCCTCCGGCAACGAGATGTTCGCCCGGCTCGGCGACGTGGTCGCCGAGGTGCTCACGGGCCGCACGCACCACCAGGTGATGTTCGAGGATCCCGACCCGGCCGCCGTCACCCTCCACGTCCAGGTCGCCGAGGCGGTACGGGAGAGGGACGCCGCCCGCGCCGAGGAGCTCACCCGCCAGATCGCGGTCGGCGCGCTCAAGGAGCTGGACGTCCTCGCCCCGTAG
- a CDS encoding gluconokinase, translating into MSTTSPTAHQVVVVMGVAGTGKTTIGPLVADALGVPYAEGDDFHPAANVAKMSAGIPLDDADRGPWLDAIGRWAHDRAGLGGVVSSSALKRIYRDRLRAAAPGVVFLHLTGDRELIERRMTERRGHFMPTALLDSQFATLQPLQEDEAGVAVDVSGSPEEIAARAVAALRRFAG; encoded by the coding sequence ATGAGCACCACCTCCCCGACGGCCCATCAGGTCGTCGTCGTGATGGGCGTCGCCGGCACCGGCAAGACGACCATCGGTCCGCTGGTCGCGGACGCGCTCGGCGTCCCCTATGCCGAGGGCGACGACTTCCACCCGGCGGCGAACGTCGCCAAGATGTCGGCCGGCATCCCGCTGGACGACGCGGACCGTGGCCCCTGGCTCGACGCGATCGGGCGGTGGGCGCACGACAGGGCCGGGCTCGGCGGTGTGGTGAGCAGCTCCGCCCTGAAGCGGATCTACCGGGACCGGCTGCGGGCGGCCGCACCGGGCGTGGTCTTCCTTCATCTGACCGGCGACCGCGAGCTGATCGAGAGGCGGATGACCGAGCGCAGGGGTCACTTCATGCCGACGGCGCTGCTCGACTCGCAGTTCGCCACCCTGCAGCCGCTGCAGGAGGACGAGGCCGGTGTCGCCGTCGACGTCTCCGGCTCGCCCGAGGAGATCGCCGCCAGGGCCGTCGCCGCGCTGCGCCGGTTCGCCGGCTGA